Proteins from a single region of Cytophagaceae bacterium:
- the glgB gene encoding 1,4-alpha-glucan branching protein GlgB, translating into MGKKKQEQAKPAFQNVEVFSLLSDFDIGLFKSGRHFRLYEKLGSHVVENQGVTGTYFGVWAPNAEFVSVMGGFNGWNTESHKLYPRWDGSGIWEGWIANVGNGEVYKYFIQSNIGGQKLEKGDPFALRWEESPKTASMVWDTWYEWQDSSWMTSRRNKNSLNSPVSVYELHVGSWKRDPNDNDRRLTYREIADTLVPYIKDLGFTHVEFMPIMQHPYEPSWGYQITGYFAASSRFGTPQDLMYLIEQLHKNDIGVILDWVPSHYPNDSHGLYRFDGSALYEHEDPKLGYHPDWKSYIFNYGRYEVRSFLVSNALFWLDRFHADGLRVDAVASMLYRDYSRNAGEWIPNVYGGRENLEVISLFKEINEEIYRSFPDTQTIAEESTAFPGVSRPTYLGGLGFGMKWMMGWMNDTLKYFEKDPMYRRWHQNDLTFSTVYAFSENFMLPLSHDEVVYGKGSLIEKMPGDQWQKFANLRLLFAYMFTHPGTKLLFMGGEFGQTAEWNFKQSLDWHLLEYDNHKGISNAIRDLNKVYTSEPALYDKQFSAEGFDWLDTTDSQNCVLYYRRKGLSDEVLIILNMTPVPRQNYRIGVPKDKKYIEILNTDKTEYWGSGISNPDIKTEKIGVHGFDQSIEISLPPLGAVILK; encoded by the coding sequence ATGGGCAAAAAAAAACAAGAACAGGCCAAACCTGCCTTTCAAAATGTAGAAGTTTTCTCACTGCTTTCCGACTTTGACATAGGTCTTTTCAAATCTGGCAGACATTTCCGATTGTATGAAAAACTAGGCTCTCATGTAGTTGAAAATCAAGGTGTGACCGGTACATACTTTGGTGTTTGGGCTCCCAATGCGGAATTTGTGAGTGTAATGGGCGGTTTCAATGGCTGGAATACTGAAAGCCATAAGCTATATCCCCGGTGGGACGGCTCCGGAATCTGGGAAGGCTGGATAGCCAATGTAGGTAATGGTGAGGTTTACAAATACTTTATCCAATCAAATATTGGAGGGCAAAAATTGGAAAAAGGCGACCCTTTTGCTTTGAGATGGGAAGAATCTCCAAAAACAGCATCTATGGTTTGGGACACCTGGTATGAGTGGCAAGACAGCAGTTGGATGACCTCAAGAAGAAATAAAAACAGTCTGAATTCCCCGGTTTCGGTTTATGAATTACATGTAGGTTCCTGGAAAAGAGACCCTAATGACAATGACAGGAGGCTGACTTACAGAGAAATTGCAGACACCCTTGTGCCGTACATAAAAGACCTTGGTTTTACGCATGTGGAATTTATGCCGATAATGCAGCACCCTTATGAGCCATCATGGGGCTATCAGATTACCGGATATTTCGCAGCCAGTTCAAGGTTTGGTACTCCGCAGGATTTGATGTATTTGATTGAGCAGTTGCACAAAAATGACATTGGAGTAATACTTGACTGGGTGCCCTCACATTATCCAAACGATTCTCATGGTTTGTACAGATTTGATGGCTCCGCACTTTATGAGCATGAAGATCCCAAACTTGGATATCATCCCGACTGGAAATCCTATATTTTTAATTATGGAAGGTACGAAGTCCGGTCATTTTTGGTAAGTAACGCTCTATTTTGGCTTGATCGTTTTCATGCCGATGGTTTGAGAGTCGATGCTGTGGCTTCAATGCTTTACCGTGATTATTCGAGAAATGCAGGAGAATGGATTCCGAATGTTTATGGCGGAAGAGAAAATCTCGAGGTCATTTCGCTTTTCAAAGAAATCAATGAAGAGATCTACCGTTCATTTCCTGATACTCAGACTATTGCAGAGGAATCTACTGCATTTCCGGGTGTATCAAGACCGACCTATCTTGGCGGTTTGGGCTTTGGTATGAAATGGATGATGGGATGGATGAATGACACCCTGAAATATTTTGAAAAAGACCCGATGTACCGCAGATGGCACCAGAATGATCTCACTTTCAGTACGGTATATGCTTTTTCAGAAAACTTCATGTTACCCCTGTCGCACGATGAAGTGGTATATGGAAAAGGTTCTTTGATTGAGAAAATGCCCGGAGATCAATGGCAAAAATTCGCAAATTTGAGATTGCTTTTTGCATATATGTTTACACACCCCGGCACAAAATTATTATTTATGGGAGGGGAATTTGGCCAAACAGCAGAATGGAACTTTAAACAAAGCTTGGACTGGCATTTACTGGAATATGATAACCACAAAGGCATTAGTAATGCTATAAGAGACTTAAACAAAGTTTATACTTCTGAACCTGCACTTTATGACAAACAGTTTAGTGCGGAAGGTTTTGACTGGTTAGACACCACCGATTCTCAAAACTGCGTATTATATTATAGGAGAAAAGGACTTTCAGATGAAGTTTTGATTATTTTGAATATGACACCGGTTCCAAGACAAAATTATAGAATAGGTGTTCCAAAAGACAAAAAATACATTGAGATTTTAAACACAGATAAAACCGAATATTGGGGCTCAGGAATATCAAATCCTGATATAAAAACTGAAAAAATAGGAGTACATGGTTTTGATCAATCTATTGAAATTTCACTTCCCCCTTTAGGTGCAGTTATTTTGAAGTAA
- a CDS encoding phosphoadenylyl-sulfate reductase, whose product MNDRLNNLDLLESFREVLRQYPEGVVFSTSFGQEDQVITDLIFKNNLPIEVFTLDTGRVFQETYELMDKTRAKFKKDIKVCFPDANDIEKLTSEKGFNSFYESIENRKECCFLRKIKPLKKALAGNKVWITGLRAEQSDNRSQMQMWEFDEANDIFKFNPLLHWTQEQMEGYLEENKVPQNVLHKKGFISIGCQPCTRAIEPGEHPRAGRWWWETSHKECGLHGIKS is encoded by the coding sequence ATGAACGATAGATTAAATAATTTAGATTTATTGGAAAGCTTCCGGGAAGTTCTAAGGCAATACCCCGAAGGCGTTGTTTTTTCTACTTCTTTCGGGCAGGAAGATCAGGTTATAACCGATTTGATTTTCAAAAATAACCTTCCCATTGAAGTCTTCACGTTGGATACCGGCAGGGTTTTTCAGGAAACCTACGAATTGATGGATAAAACCAGAGCCAAATTCAAGAAGGATATCAAAGTTTGTTTCCCGGATGCCAACGATATTGAAAAACTCACCTCTGAAAAAGGTTTTAATTCTTTTTACGAATCCATTGAAAACCGTAAAGAGTGTTGTTTTTTGAGGAAAATTAAACCTTTAAAAAAAGCACTTGCGGGAAATAAAGTTTGGATAACCGGTCTGCGAGCCGAGCAATCAGACAACCGAAGCCAAATGCAGATGTGGGAATTTGATGAAGCCAACGATATTTTCAAATTCAATCCTTTGCTTCACTGGACACAAGAGCAAATGGAAGGCTATCTGGAAGAAAATAAAGTGCCACAGAATGTTTTGCATAAAAAAGGTTTTATAAGTATTGGGTGTCAACCTTGTACAAGGGCAATTGAGCCGGGTGAACATCCTCGTGCGGGACGCTGGTGGTGGGAGACCTCACACAAAGAATGCGGATTGCACGGAATTAAATCATAA
- a CDS encoding anti-anti-sigma factor, which produces MEINKNEQYIIYKVDGVAMDDAQSAQIEKSIAGLYSAEGKINFIIDLSMVESVSEKALNLFGKVQRICVRESGLLVLVTTNDDILDYVSANAEEFLLFLPTVDEAIDAVFMNEQENDFKEEEDDEFGIEGESEY; this is translated from the coding sequence ATGGAAATTAACAAGAACGAACAATACATCATATATAAAGTAGATGGAGTAGCAATGGATGATGCTCAGTCTGCTCAAATTGAAAAAAGTATAGCCGGATTATATTCAGCTGAAGGGAAAATAAATTTCATAATTGACCTTTCTATGGTTGAAAGTGTTTCAGAAAAGGCTCTGAATTTATTTGGGAAAGTACAACGGATTTGTGTGAGAGAGTCAGGGCTTTTGGTTTTGGTAACTACAAATGATGATATATTGGATTATGTTTCGGCCAATGCGGAAGAGTTTTTACTTTTTCTTCCTACAGTTGATGAAGCCATTGACGCGGTTTTTATGAACGAACAGGAAAACGATTTCAAAGAAGAAGAAGATGATGAGTTTGGAATAGAAGGAGAAAGCGAATATTGA
- a CDS encoding nitrite reductase, with product MQSFRTEIENPLVEKDIIDLEQKIRLFKEGSLHEDKFRSLRLARGVYGQRQHGVQMVRIKLPYGKMTFRQWARIADISDEYSTGNLHLTTRQDIQIHFVSLDKTPELWAKLEQDNITLREACGNTVRNVTASVTAGIDPKEPFDVTPYCHAVFEYFLRNPICQEMGRKIKIAFSNSAEDSALVYMHDLGFIPKLVDGKRGFKVYLAGGLGAQPRMADLVHEFLPENQLIPFTEAVLRVFDRHGERISRSKARLKFLVQKIGLEEFLKLVVEERIAIKNKEFVIETNLSLADEVLKIVESDIANDGDYKLWKETNVFAQNQQGKFGVFVRVPLGNISTATSRFLIGKLQHHISDDIRVTINQGLFFRNVPERNLPYVFEILKQANLAAPGANSVAKITACPGTDTCNLAISDSTSITYELEKVIDYEFSDLVKNNNLKIKISGCMNSCGQHGMASIGFHGSSLKSAEKKVLPALQVLLGGGNLGDGEGRAAEKVIKVPSKRGPEVLRVLFRDFYENQISGEYFNDYYDRKGKNYFYELLKPLAQLDNLRDSDFVDWGQSEAFETAIGVGECAGVMIDLVGTLFLEAEEKLDDARGAFDNKQWADAIYLAYSGQINAAKALLLDIDVNCNTQNKVITEFSANFDSNFEENVLQINKNEPTEEFAKTYIFVAEKFVAETKKRRELNFLAEK from the coding sequence ATGCAGAGTTTCAGAACGGAGATAGAAAATCCCCTGGTAGAGAAAGATATTATCGACCTTGAACAGAAAATCAGGTTATTTAAGGAAGGAAGCCTTCATGAAGACAAATTCAGAAGCCTAAGACTCGCTCGCGGTGTGTATGGACAACGTCAGCATGGAGTCCAAATGGTCAGAATCAAACTGCCTTATGGTAAAATGACTTTCAGACAATGGGCAAGAATTGCTGATATTTCGGATGAATATTCAACAGGTAACCTGCACCTTACAACACGGCAAGACATACAAATACATTTTGTTAGCCTTGATAAGACTCCGGAACTTTGGGCTAAACTCGAACAAGATAATATCACCCTACGCGAAGCTTGCGGCAATACAGTTAGAAATGTGACTGCATCAGTAACTGCAGGAATTGACCCCAAAGAACCCTTCGATGTGACTCCGTACTGTCATGCGGTTTTCGAATATTTTCTTCGGAATCCTATTTGTCAGGAAATGGGCAGGAAGATCAAAATTGCTTTTTCAAATAGTGCTGAAGATAGTGCCCTGGTTTATATGCACGATTTGGGTTTCATTCCCAAATTAGTGGATGGGAAAAGAGGGTTTAAGGTTTATCTGGCGGGTGGATTGGGTGCTCAGCCCAGGATGGCTGATTTGGTTCATGAATTTTTGCCTGAAAATCAATTGATTCCATTCACCGAGGCTGTTTTAAGAGTGTTTGACCGACATGGCGAGCGGATTTCAAGAAGCAAAGCCAGACTTAAATTTTTGGTTCAAAAAATTGGACTGGAAGAATTCCTGAAATTGGTAGTTGAGGAAAGGATTGCAATAAAAAATAAAGAATTTGTCATTGAAACCAATTTGTCTTTGGCTGATGAAGTGTTGAAAATCGTTGAATCGGATATCGCCAATGACGGAGATTACAAACTTTGGAAAGAAACCAATGTATTTGCTCAAAATCAGCAAGGAAAATTTGGGGTTTTTGTAAGAGTGCCACTTGGAAATATCTCAACAGCGACATCCCGTTTTTTAATTGGAAAACTTCAACACCATATTTCAGATGACATCAGAGTAACTATCAATCAGGGATTGTTTTTCAGGAATGTTCCCGAAAGAAACCTGCCTTATGTTTTTGAAATTCTAAAACAAGCAAATCTGGCTGCACCCGGAGCCAATAGTGTTGCTAAAATCACAGCTTGTCCGGGAACTGATACCTGTAATCTGGCTATTTCTGACAGTACGAGTATTACTTATGAACTTGAAAAGGTGATCGATTATGAGTTTTCGGATTTGGTAAAAAATAACAATCTGAAAATCAAGATCTCTGGCTGTATGAATTCTTGCGGACAGCATGGGATGGCTTCTATCGGTTTTCATGGTAGTTCTTTAAAATCGGCCGAGAAGAAAGTTCTTCCTGCTTTGCAGGTGCTATTAGGCGGTGGAAATTTGGGTGATGGTGAAGGAAGAGCTGCCGAAAAAGTAATAAAAGTGCCTTCCAAAAGAGGGCCTGAAGTGCTAAGGGTGTTGTTCAGAGATTTTTATGAAAATCAAATTTCCGGTGAATATTTCAATGATTATTATGATAGAAAGGGTAAAAATTATTTCTATGAATTGCTGAAACCACTTGCTCAACTTGACAATCTCAGAGATTCTGATTTTGTAGATTGGGGTCAAAGTGAAGCTTTTGAAACGGCCATAGGAGTAGGTGAATGTGCCGGAGTGATGATTGACCTGGTTGGTACTTTATTTCTTGAAGCTGAAGAGAAACTGGATGATGCAAGAGGGGCATTTGATAATAAACAATGGGCTGATGCAATTTACCTTGCTTACAGCGGTCAAATCAATGCGGCAAAAGCATTATTGCTGGATATTGATGTCAATTGTAACACCCAGAACAAAGTAATCACTGAGTTTTCTGCAAATTTTGATTCGAATTTTGAAGAAAATGTTTTGCAAATCAATAAAAATGAGCCAACAGAAGAATTTGCAAAAACTTACATTTTTGTAGCCGAAAAGTTTGTAGCCGAGACCAAAAAACGTAGGGAATTAAATTTTTTAGCTGAAAAATGA
- a CDS encoding GTP-binding protein encodes MDILRIATAGSVDDGKSTLIGRLLFETQSITKDKIEALKAASQRKGLDFVDLSLLTDGLIAEREQGITIDVAHIYFNTPNRKYIIADTPGHFEYTRNMVTGASNASVSIILIDARNGVGEQTRRHFYISSLLEIKNVIVAVNKMDLVNYDQAVFEKIKSDFNEAATQARKPNQNISFIPLSSLYGENIVNVSEKMPWYQGESLLQLLEGIPPLNPEQENLPFRFPIQHVVRPKSDEFHDFRGYAGKISSGSISKGDLVTALPGNQISKVEKILKFETELDSAAQTESVVITLADDIDISRGNMLVKVGEQPEFSKQITAQVCWMDTKPMKEGSSYLLQHSINRVKTKVSEINSSLEISNFEEIKNAEELKLNQIGVVTFRLSGPIFADKFESNPANGAFILIDEFSNNTVGVGFLL; translated from the coding sequence ATGGATATATTAAGAATAGCAACTGCCGGCTCTGTTGATGATGGCAAAAGCACATTGATAGGAAGGCTTCTTTTCGAAACGCAGTCAATCACCAAAGATAAAATCGAAGCCCTTAAGGCAGCCAGCCAGAGAAAAGGCCTTGATTTTGTGGATTTGTCTTTATTGACGGATGGTTTGATAGCAGAAAGAGAACAGGGTATAACTATAGATGTGGCACACATTTATTTTAATACCCCAAACAGAAAATACATAATAGCCGATACTCCGGGTCATTTTGAATATACCCGAAATATGGTGACAGGTGCATCCAACGCTTCGGTTTCCATAATATTGATTGATGCCAGAAATGGAGTAGGGGAGCAGACCCGCAGGCATTTTTATATTTCCTCTTTACTGGAAATCAAGAATGTAATAGTGGCCGTTAATAAAATGGACCTGGTAAATTATGATCAGGCTGTTTTTGAAAAAATCAAAAGTGATTTTAATGAAGCTGCCACTCAGGCCAGAAAGCCAAACCAGAACATTTCATTTATTCCCTTATCCTCTTTGTATGGGGAAAACATCGTGAATGTGTCAGAAAAAATGCCTTGGTACCAGGGTGAATCTTTATTACAATTACTGGAAGGTATCCCTCCACTTAACCCGGAGCAGGAAAACCTGCCTTTCAGATTCCCGATCCAGCATGTGGTTCGACCTAAATCTGATGAGTTTCATGATTTCAGAGGTTATGCCGGAAAAATATCCTCCGGAAGTATTTCAAAGGGTGATTTGGTCACAGCATTGCCGGGTAATCAAATCAGTAAAGTTGAAAAAATATTAAAATTTGAAACAGAATTGGATTCTGCCGCCCAAACAGAATCTGTCGTGATTACTTTGGCCGATGACATTGATATCAGCAGAGGAAACATGCTTGTAAAAGTAGGTGAGCAACCCGAATTTAGTAAGCAAATCACGGCTCAGGTATGTTGGATGGATACCAAACCTATGAAAGAAGGAAGCTCGTATTTGCTGCAGCACAGTATTAATCGGGTTAAAACCAAAGTTTCAGAGATCAATTCAAGTCTGGAGATATCAAATTTTGAAGAAATAAAGAATGCAGAAGAATTAAAGCTAAATCAGATAGGGGTAGTTACTTTCCGTTTGTCAGGACCCATTTTTGCCGATAAATTTGAATCAAATCCTGCCAACGGAGCCTTTATCTTAATTGATGAATTCAGCAATAATACTGTGGGAGTAGGTTTCTTGCTGTAA
- a CDS encoding ribonuclease Z: protein MELKVLGSGSATPQLERNPAGTVLTVENFLILIDCGEGTQFRMLQYKVKVSRFKFILISHLHGDHFFGLIGLLSSINMQKRSDPLTVFGPKGLDDIISIQLKHSGTILNFPLTFHIIDTENPGVIVDDEILKINTFPLKHRIPCVGFRVTKKTSKRKILSEKLPANFPVPFYNLLKNGQDVFDELNGKTYKNSEYTTDGQPEKSFSYCSDTIFDETIIPFIANSDLLYHEATFSNEMSERAKSTFHSTAAQAATIAKKAGVGQLILSHFSSRYKTINHILDEAKEIFPNSKLAEEGQNLTF from the coding sequence TTGGAATTAAAAGTTTTAGGAAGTGGCTCGGCTACACCCCAATTGGAGAGAAATCCGGCGGGGACGGTTTTAACAGTCGAGAATTTTCTGATTCTTATTGACTGTGGTGAAGGTACGCAATTCAGAATGCTGCAATATAAAGTCAAAGTTTCCAGGTTTAAGTTTATATTAATCAGTCATTTACATGGTGATCATTTTTTTGGGCTCATTGGGCTGCTGAGTTCAATTAATATGCAAAAAAGATCCGATCCACTGACGGTTTTTGGCCCAAAAGGATTGGATGATATCATTTCAATTCAATTAAAACATTCGGGCACAATTCTCAATTTTCCTCTTACCTTTCATATAATTGATACCGAAAATCCGGGCGTAATAGTTGATGATGAAATCCTGAAAATTAATACATTTCCGCTTAAACACCGAATCCCCTGTGTAGGTTTTAGAGTTACCAAAAAGACAAGTAAACGGAAAATTCTTTCAGAAAAACTTCCGGCTAATTTTCCGGTTCCTTTTTACAATTTATTAAAAAATGGCCAGGATGTTTTTGATGAATTGAATGGGAAAACTTACAAGAATTCGGAATATACAACTGATGGTCAGCCTGAAAAATCATTTTCTTACTGTTCGGATACCATTTTTGATGAAACTATAATTCCATTCATCGCAAATTCAGACTTGCTTTACCACGAGGCCACATTTTCCAATGAAATGTCGGAAAGAGCAAAATCCACGTTTCATAGTACAGCCGCTCAGGCTGCCACCATTGCTAAAAAAGCCGGGGTTGGGCAGTTGATTTTGAGTCACTTTTCTTCCCGTTATAAAACCATTAACCATATTTTGGATGAGGCAAAAGAGATTTTCCCAAATTCTAAACTTGCTGAAGAAGGCCAAAATTTAACTTTTTAA
- the cysD gene encoding sulfate adenylyltransferase subunit CysD translates to MDINKHFPRALEDEAIYIIREVVAQFEKPVLLFSGGKDSITLVRLAQKAFYPGKIPFPLLHVDTGHNFPETIEFRDQLVAELGVELIVRTVEESIKAGRVKEETGKYASRNALQTVTLLDAIEEFKFDACIGGARRDEEKARAKERIFSVRNDFGEWDAKKQRPELFDMLNGKIDIGENVRVFPISNWTELDVWNYIKDENVAIPSIYYAHKRMVFDRDGMIWSDSEFINKTEDEIPYETVVRFRTVGDMTCTAAVSSEADTIDTIIEEILEAEISERGARIDDKRSEAAMEKRKQQGYF, encoded by the coding sequence ATGGACATAAATAAACATTTCCCGAGAGCACTGGAAGACGAGGCGATATACATCATCAGGGAAGTAGTAGCCCAATTTGAAAAACCCGTTTTATTGTTTTCCGGCGGAAAAGATTCGATAACTTTAGTCAGATTAGCCCAAAAGGCGTTTTATCCCGGAAAAATCCCTTTTCCATTGCTGCATGTCGATACCGGTCACAATTTCCCCGAAACCATAGAATTCAGAGACCAATTGGTGGCTGAATTGGGTGTAGAGTTAATTGTTAGAACCGTTGAAGAAAGCATAAAAGCAGGTAGGGTAAAAGAAGAAACCGGAAAATATGCCAGCAGAAATGCCCTTCAAACGGTTACGTTGCTGGATGCCATCGAAGAATTTAAGTTTGATGCCTGTATCGGTGGAGCCCGCAGAGATGAAGAGAAAGCCAGAGCCAAAGAACGGATTTTCTCAGTAAGGAATGATTTTGGAGAGTGGGATGCAAAAAAACAAAGACCTGAATTGTTTGATATGCTCAATGGTAAAATTGACATTGGAGAAAACGTGAGGGTTTTTCCGATTTCAAACTGGACGGAGCTGGATGTCTGGAATTATATAAAAGATGAAAACGTGGCTATTCCTTCCATTTATTATGCTCATAAAAGGATGGTTTTTGATCGAGATGGCATGATTTGGTCTGATTCAGAATTTATCAATAAAACAGAAGATGAGATTCCATACGAAACTGTCGTGCGTTTCCGTACTGTAGGAGACATGACTTGTACAGCTGCTGTTTCATCGGAAGCAGATACTATTGATACGATAATTGAAGAAATATTGGAGGCGGAAATCTCGGAAAGAGGAGCAAGAATCGATGATAAACGCTCAGAAGCCGCCATGGAAAAACGTAAACAACAAGGATATTTTTAA
- the cobA gene encoding uroporphyrinogen-III C-methyltransferase produces the protein MTDQEENIKTPRLTLLGAGYGDPDLITLKAIKALRNADVVLYDALANEELLEYCHPLCEKIFVGKKGHQSGISQDSINFLIVEKAYEKGHVVRLKGGDPFVFGRGREEIDFAEYRGVKCDYIPGISSVFSLGQFNIPLTSRDSSDGFWVMTGHKSDGRFSDDLKIAAQSNATLVFLMAMSKLEVIRKAFLDENKNELPFCIIQNAGMPNQKLISGKISEISTLAKRYHMTNPAIILVGEVARYAQFSKNEICHKTQDFMINI, from the coding sequence ATGACAGACCAGGAAGAAAATATAAAAACCCCAAGACTAACTTTGTTAGGTGCCGGTTATGGTGATCCGGACCTGATAACCCTGAAAGCTATCAAAGCTTTAAGAAATGCCGATGTGGTACTATATGATGCATTGGCTAATGAGGAACTGCTTGAATATTGTCATCCGCTTTGCGAAAAAATATTTGTTGGTAAAAAGGGGCATCAAAGTGGTATCAGTCAGGATAGTATCAATTTCCTTATTGTAGAAAAAGCCTATGAAAAAGGCCATGTCGTGCGGCTTAAAGGAGGCGATCCATTTGTGTTTGGCCGAGGCAGAGAGGAAATTGACTTTGCTGAATATCGGGGAGTAAAATGCGATTATATTCCGGGGATATCTTCAGTTTTTTCTTTGGGTCAATTTAATATTCCTCTAACCAGTCGCGATTCGAGTGATGGGTTTTGGGTTATGACCGGCCACAAATCTGATGGCAGATTTTCAGATGATCTTAAGATTGCAGCCCAATCCAATGCTACATTAGTTTTTTTGATGGCCATGAGTAAGCTTGAAGTAATCAGAAAAGCTTTTCTTGATGAAAATAAAAATGAATTGCCATTTTGTATCATTCAAAACGCAGGAATGCCCAATCAAAAGTTGATTTCGGGAAAAATTTCAGAAATTTCCACTCTGGCTAAAAGATACCATATGACTAATCCGGCTATCATTTTAGTAGGTGAAGTGGCCCGATATGCCCAATTTTCAAAAAATGAAATTTGTCATAAAACACAAGATTTTATGATTAATATTTAA